A genomic segment from Malus domestica chromosome 05, GDT2T_hap1 encodes:
- the LOC103446951 gene encoding myb family transcription factor PHL7-like isoform X4, giving the protein MVNSLTVSSTQWMPSVEETVLTTLTLPQNSDCVGRTSFMNALLMPLYNLVAQIGKKLTRKNLGMCFPIWMVHLCTVSVHSGMQITEALKLQMEVQKRLHEQLEVQRQLQLRIEAQGKYLKKIIEEQQRLSGVLSEAPGSGHLVRLSSDNCPESDNKTDPATPAPTSECPLQDKAARECAPAKSISIDESFSSRREPLTPDSVCHVGSPAESPKAERLTKKRRVNIGEAFSDPEVVLTHQILESSLDSSYQQGHTAFLPREQFHPSSGISFRNENQLEKVAGSDM; this is encoded by the exons ATGGTTAACAGTTTGACAGTGTCATCAACGCAATGGATGCCGTCAGTGGAGGAAACAGTCTTAACAACCCTAACCTTGCCTCAAAACAGCGATTGCGTTGGACGCACGAGCTTCATGAACGCTTTATTGATGCCGTTGTACAACTTGGTGGCCCAGATC GGAAAAAAGCTGACAAGAAAGAACCTGGGGATGTGCTTTCCAATTTGGATGGTTCATC TATGTACTGTTTCTGTTCACAGTGGAATGCAAATCACAGAAGCACTCAAGCTGCAGATGGAGGTGCAGAAGCGACTACATGAGCAATTAGAG GTACAGAGACAGCTACAATTACGGATAGAAGCCCAAGGTAAatacttgaaaaaaattattgaagagCAACAGCGACTTAGTGGAGTCCTTTCAGAAGCACCTGGCTCTGGGCACCTAGTCCGTTTGTCAAGTGACAATTGCCCAGAATCTGACAACAAGACTGACCCAGCAACTCCTGCCCCGACCTCAGAGTGCCCCCTCCAAGACAAGGCCGCCAGGGAATGTGCGCCAGCCAAGAGCATTTCAATTGATGAATCTTTCTCATCTCGTCGTGAACCCTTAACTCCAGATTCAGTTTGTCATGTTGGTTCTCCAGCTGAGAGTCCAAAAGCAGAGAGGTTGACAAAGAAGCGACGAGTTAACATAGGTGAAGCATTCTCTGATCCTGAAGTGGTGCTTACACACCAGATACTAGAGTCGAGCTTAGACTCTTCTTACCAGCAAGGACATACAGCTTTCCTACCCAGGGAGCAGTTTCATCCCTCATCCGGGATTTCATTCCGGAATGAAAATCAATTGGAAAAAGTTGCAGGCAGTGACATGTAG
- the LOC103446951 gene encoding myb family transcription factor PHL7-like isoform X5, whose translation MVNSLTVSSTQWMPSVEETVLTTLTLPQNSDCVGRTSFMNALLMPLYNLVAQILTRKNLGMCFPIWMVHLCTVSVHSGMQITEALKLQMEVQKRLHEQLEVQRQLQLRIEAQGKYLKKIIEEQQRLSGVLSEAPGSGHLVRLSSDNCPESDNKTDPATPAPTSECPLQDKAARECAPAKSISIDESFSSRREPLTPDSVCHVGSPAESPKAERLTKKRRVNIGEAFSDPEVVLTHQILESSLDSSYQQGHTAFLPREQFHPSSGISFRNENQLEKVAGSDM comes from the exons ATGGTTAACAGTTTGACAGTGTCATCAACGCAATGGATGCCGTCAGTGGAGGAAACAGTCTTAACAACCCTAACCTTGCCTCAAAACAGCGATTGCGTTGGACGCACGAGCTTCATGAACGCTTTATTGATGCCGTTGTACAACTTGGTGGCCCAGATC CTGACAAGAAAGAACCTGGGGATGTGCTTTCCAATTTGGATGGTTCATC TATGTACTGTTTCTGTTCACAGTGGAATGCAAATCACAGAAGCACTCAAGCTGCAGATGGAGGTGCAGAAGCGACTACATGAGCAATTAGAG GTACAGAGACAGCTACAATTACGGATAGAAGCCCAAGGTAAatacttgaaaaaaattattgaagagCAACAGCGACTTAGTGGAGTCCTTTCAGAAGCACCTGGCTCTGGGCACCTAGTCCGTTTGTCAAGTGACAATTGCCCAGAATCTGACAACAAGACTGACCCAGCAACTCCTGCCCCGACCTCAGAGTGCCCCCTCCAAGACAAGGCCGCCAGGGAATGTGCGCCAGCCAAGAGCATTTCAATTGATGAATCTTTCTCATCTCGTCGTGAACCCTTAACTCCAGATTCAGTTTGTCATGTTGGTTCTCCAGCTGAGAGTCCAAAAGCAGAGAGGTTGACAAAGAAGCGACGAGTTAACATAGGTGAAGCATTCTCTGATCCTGAAGTGGTGCTTACACACCAGATACTAGAGTCGAGCTTAGACTCTTCTTACCAGCAAGGACATACAGCTTTCCTACCCAGGGAGCAGTTTCATCCCTCATCCGGGATTTCATTCCGGAATGAAAATCAATTGGAAAAAGTTGCAGGCAGTGACATGTAG
- the LOC103446951 gene encoding myb family transcription factor PHL7-like isoform X1, producing MDAVSGGNSLNNPNLASKQRLRWTHELHERFIDAVVQLGGPDRATPKGVLRVMGVQGLTIYHVKSHLQKYRLAKYLPDSSSDGKKADKKEPGDVLSNLDGSSGMQITEALKLQMEVQKRLHEQLEVQRQLQLRIEAQGKYLKKIIEEQQRLSGVLSEAPGSGHLVRLSSDNCPESDNKTDPATPAPTSECPLQDKAARECAPAKSISIDESFSSRREPLTPDSVCHVGSPAESPKAERLTKKRRVNIGEAFSDPEVVLTHQILESSLDSSYQQGHTAFLPREQFHPSSGISFRNENQLEKVAGSDM from the exons ATGGATGCCGTCAGTGGAGGAAACAGTCTTAACAACCCTAACCTTGCCTCAAAACAGCGATTGCGTTGGACGCACGAGCTTCATGAACGCTTTATTGATGCCGTTGTACAACTTGGTGGCCCAGATC GGGCTACGCCCAAAGGTGTTTTGAGAGTGATGGGTGTACAAGGTTTAACCATATACCATGTAAAAAGCCATTTACAG AAATATCGACTTGCAAAATACCTACCAGACTCCTCATCTGATG GGAAAAAAGCTGACAAGAAAGAACCTGGGGATGTGCTTTCCAATTTGGATGGTTCATC TGGAATGCAAATCACAGAAGCACTCAAGCTGCAGATGGAGGTGCAGAAGCGACTACATGAGCAATTAGAG GTACAGAGACAGCTACAATTACGGATAGAAGCCCAAGGTAAatacttgaaaaaaattattgaagagCAACAGCGACTTAGTGGAGTCCTTTCAGAAGCACCTGGCTCTGGGCACCTAGTCCGTTTGTCAAGTGACAATTGCCCAGAATCTGACAACAAGACTGACCCAGCAACTCCTGCCCCGACCTCAGAGTGCCCCCTCCAAGACAAGGCCGCCAGGGAATGTGCGCCAGCCAAGAGCATTTCAATTGATGAATCTTTCTCATCTCGTCGTGAACCCTTAACTCCAGATTCAGTTTGTCATGTTGGTTCTCCAGCTGAGAGTCCAAAAGCAGAGAGGTTGACAAAGAAGCGACGAGTTAACATAGGTGAAGCATTCTCTGATCCTGAAGTGGTGCTTACACACCAGATACTAGAGTCGAGCTTAGACTCTTCTTACCAGCAAGGACATACAGCTTTCCTACCCAGGGAGCAGTTTCATCCCTCATCCGGGATTTCATTCCGGAATGAAAATCAATTGGAAAAAGTTGCAGGCAGTGACATGTAG
- the LOC103446951 gene encoding myb family transcription factor PHL7-like isoform X6, protein MDAVSGGNSLNNPNLASKQRLRWTHELHERFIDAVVQLGGPDRKKADKKEPGDVLSNLDGSSGMQITEALKLQMEVQKRLHEQLEVQRQLQLRIEAQGKYLKKIIEEQQRLSGVLSEAPGSGHLVRLSSDNCPESDNKTDPATPAPTSECPLQDKAARECAPAKSISIDESFSSRREPLTPDSVCHVGSPAESPKAERLTKKRRVNIGEAFSDPEVVLTHQILESSLDSSYQQGHTAFLPREQFHPSSGISFRNENQLEKVAGSDM, encoded by the exons ATGGATGCCGTCAGTGGAGGAAACAGTCTTAACAACCCTAACCTTGCCTCAAAACAGCGATTGCGTTGGACGCACGAGCTTCATGAACGCTTTATTGATGCCGTTGTACAACTTGGTGGCCCAGATC GGAAAAAAGCTGACAAGAAAGAACCTGGGGATGTGCTTTCCAATTTGGATGGTTCATC TGGAATGCAAATCACAGAAGCACTCAAGCTGCAGATGGAGGTGCAGAAGCGACTACATGAGCAATTAGAG GTACAGAGACAGCTACAATTACGGATAGAAGCCCAAGGTAAatacttgaaaaaaattattgaagagCAACAGCGACTTAGTGGAGTCCTTTCAGAAGCACCTGGCTCTGGGCACCTAGTCCGTTTGTCAAGTGACAATTGCCCAGAATCTGACAACAAGACTGACCCAGCAACTCCTGCCCCGACCTCAGAGTGCCCCCTCCAAGACAAGGCCGCCAGGGAATGTGCGCCAGCCAAGAGCATTTCAATTGATGAATCTTTCTCATCTCGTCGTGAACCCTTAACTCCAGATTCAGTTTGTCATGTTGGTTCTCCAGCTGAGAGTCCAAAAGCAGAGAGGTTGACAAAGAAGCGACGAGTTAACATAGGTGAAGCATTCTCTGATCCTGAAGTGGTGCTTACACACCAGATACTAGAGTCGAGCTTAGACTCTTCTTACCAGCAAGGACATACAGCTTTCCTACCCAGGGAGCAGTTTCATCCCTCATCCGGGATTTCATTCCGGAATGAAAATCAATTGGAAAAAGTTGCAGGCAGTGACATGTAG
- the LOC103446951 gene encoding myb family transcription factor PHL7-like isoform X3: protein MDAVSGGNSLNNPNLASKQRLRWTHELHERFIDAVVQLGGPDRATPKGVLRVMGVQGLTIYHVKSHLQGKKLTRKNLGMCFPIWMVHLCTVSVHSGMQITEALKLQMEVQKRLHEQLEVQRQLQLRIEAQGKYLKKIIEEQQRLSGVLSEAPGSGHLVRLSSDNCPESDNKTDPATPAPTSECPLQDKAARECAPAKSISIDESFSSRREPLTPDSVCHVGSPAESPKAERLTKKRRVNIGEAFSDPEVVLTHQILESSLDSSYQQGHTAFLPREQFHPSSGISFRNENQLEKVAGSDM, encoded by the exons ATGGATGCCGTCAGTGGAGGAAACAGTCTTAACAACCCTAACCTTGCCTCAAAACAGCGATTGCGTTGGACGCACGAGCTTCATGAACGCTTTATTGATGCCGTTGTACAACTTGGTGGCCCAGATC GGGCTACGCCCAAAGGTGTTTTGAGAGTGATGGGTGTACAAGGTTTAACCATATACCATGTAAAAAGCCATTTACAG GGAAAAAAGCTGACAAGAAAGAACCTGGGGATGTGCTTTCCAATTTGGATGGTTCATC TATGTACTGTTTCTGTTCACAGTGGAATGCAAATCACAGAAGCACTCAAGCTGCAGATGGAGGTGCAGAAGCGACTACATGAGCAATTAGAG GTACAGAGACAGCTACAATTACGGATAGAAGCCCAAGGTAAatacttgaaaaaaattattgaagagCAACAGCGACTTAGTGGAGTCCTTTCAGAAGCACCTGGCTCTGGGCACCTAGTCCGTTTGTCAAGTGACAATTGCCCAGAATCTGACAACAAGACTGACCCAGCAACTCCTGCCCCGACCTCAGAGTGCCCCCTCCAAGACAAGGCCGCCAGGGAATGTGCGCCAGCCAAGAGCATTTCAATTGATGAATCTTTCTCATCTCGTCGTGAACCCTTAACTCCAGATTCAGTTTGTCATGTTGGTTCTCCAGCTGAGAGTCCAAAAGCAGAGAGGTTGACAAAGAAGCGACGAGTTAACATAGGTGAAGCATTCTCTGATCCTGAAGTGGTGCTTACACACCAGATACTAGAGTCGAGCTTAGACTCTTCTTACCAGCAAGGACATACAGCTTTCCTACCCAGGGAGCAGTTTCATCCCTCATCCGGGATTTCATTCCGGAATGAAAATCAATTGGAAAAAGTTGCAGGCAGTGACATGTAG
- the LOC103446951 gene encoding myb family transcription factor PHL7-like isoform X7 encodes MDAVSGGNSLNNPNLASKQRLRWTHELHERFIDAVVQLGGPDPDKKEPGDVLSNLDGSSGMQITEALKLQMEVQKRLHEQLEVQRQLQLRIEAQGKYLKKIIEEQQRLSGVLSEAPGSGHLVRLSSDNCPESDNKTDPATPAPTSECPLQDKAARECAPAKSISIDESFSSRREPLTPDSVCHVGSPAESPKAERLTKKRRVNIGEAFSDPEVVLTHQILESSLDSSYQQGHTAFLPREQFHPSSGISFRNENQLEKVAGSDM; translated from the exons ATGGATGCCGTCAGTGGAGGAAACAGTCTTAACAACCCTAACCTTGCCTCAAAACAGCGATTGCGTTGGACGCACGAGCTTCATGAACGCTTTATTGATGCCGTTGTACAACTTGGTGGCCCAGATC CTGACAAGAAAGAACCTGGGGATGTGCTTTCCAATTTGGATGGTTCATC TGGAATGCAAATCACAGAAGCACTCAAGCTGCAGATGGAGGTGCAGAAGCGACTACATGAGCAATTAGAG GTACAGAGACAGCTACAATTACGGATAGAAGCCCAAGGTAAatacttgaaaaaaattattgaagagCAACAGCGACTTAGTGGAGTCCTTTCAGAAGCACCTGGCTCTGGGCACCTAGTCCGTTTGTCAAGTGACAATTGCCCAGAATCTGACAACAAGACTGACCCAGCAACTCCTGCCCCGACCTCAGAGTGCCCCCTCCAAGACAAGGCCGCCAGGGAATGTGCGCCAGCCAAGAGCATTTCAATTGATGAATCTTTCTCATCTCGTCGTGAACCCTTAACTCCAGATTCAGTTTGTCATGTTGGTTCTCCAGCTGAGAGTCCAAAAGCAGAGAGGTTGACAAAGAAGCGACGAGTTAACATAGGTGAAGCATTCTCTGATCCTGAAGTGGTGCTTACACACCAGATACTAGAGTCGAGCTTAGACTCTTCTTACCAGCAAGGACATACAGCTTTCCTACCCAGGGAGCAGTTTCATCCCTCATCCGGGATTTCATTCCGGAATGAAAATCAATTGGAAAAAGTTGCAGGCAGTGACATGTAG
- the LOC103446951 gene encoding myb family transcription factor PHL7-like isoform X2: MDAVSGGNSLNNPNLASKQRLRWTHELHERFIDAVVQLGGPDRATPKGVLRVMGVQGLTIYHVKSHLQKYRLAKYLPDSSSDADKKEPGDVLSNLDGSSGMQITEALKLQMEVQKRLHEQLEVQRQLQLRIEAQGKYLKKIIEEQQRLSGVLSEAPGSGHLVRLSSDNCPESDNKTDPATPAPTSECPLQDKAARECAPAKSISIDESFSSRREPLTPDSVCHVGSPAESPKAERLTKKRRVNIGEAFSDPEVVLTHQILESSLDSSYQQGHTAFLPREQFHPSSGISFRNENQLEKVAGSDM; this comes from the exons ATGGATGCCGTCAGTGGAGGAAACAGTCTTAACAACCCTAACCTTGCCTCAAAACAGCGATTGCGTTGGACGCACGAGCTTCATGAACGCTTTATTGATGCCGTTGTACAACTTGGTGGCCCAGATC GGGCTACGCCCAAAGGTGTTTTGAGAGTGATGGGTGTACAAGGTTTAACCATATACCATGTAAAAAGCCATTTACAG AAATATCGACTTGCAAAATACCTACCAGACTCCTCATCTGATG CTGACAAGAAAGAACCTGGGGATGTGCTTTCCAATTTGGATGGTTCATC TGGAATGCAAATCACAGAAGCACTCAAGCTGCAGATGGAGGTGCAGAAGCGACTACATGAGCAATTAGAG GTACAGAGACAGCTACAATTACGGATAGAAGCCCAAGGTAAatacttgaaaaaaattattgaagagCAACAGCGACTTAGTGGAGTCCTTTCAGAAGCACCTGGCTCTGGGCACCTAGTCCGTTTGTCAAGTGACAATTGCCCAGAATCTGACAACAAGACTGACCCAGCAACTCCTGCCCCGACCTCAGAGTGCCCCCTCCAAGACAAGGCCGCCAGGGAATGTGCGCCAGCCAAGAGCATTTCAATTGATGAATCTTTCTCATCTCGTCGTGAACCCTTAACTCCAGATTCAGTTTGTCATGTTGGTTCTCCAGCTGAGAGTCCAAAAGCAGAGAGGTTGACAAAGAAGCGACGAGTTAACATAGGTGAAGCATTCTCTGATCCTGAAGTGGTGCTTACACACCAGATACTAGAGTCGAGCTTAGACTCTTCTTACCAGCAAGGACATACAGCTTTCCTACCCAGGGAGCAGTTTCATCCCTCATCCGGGATTTCATTCCGGAATGAAAATCAATTGGAAAAAGTTGCAGGCAGTGACATGTAG